Proteins encoded together in one Porites lutea chromosome 2, jaPorLute2.1, whole genome shotgun sequence window:
- the LOC140928823 gene encoding multiple coagulation factor deficiency protein 2 homolog, with translation MNHFLFSMDQLAISTLPRCKSKVFIWWLAFLLYMAVPGKLSQDRESAQKFLENQTKDIHHLKEHLMEEMGLGEEAADKILNETSNEAQFFLMHDYDNNSKLDGLEILHGLFHHHHSHEEGQENSSIPENEFADFVDTILQDRDYDDDGFIDYPEFVRSFQQHREGPE, from the exons ATGAACCATTTTCTATTCTCCATGGATCAGTTAGCGATTTCAACGCTTCCGCGTTGTAAATCAAAAGTGTTCATTTGGTGGCTCGCTTTTTTGCTTTATATGGCGGTACCAGGAAAGCTTTCTCAAGACCGAGAGAGCGCGCAGAAGTTTTTGGAAAATCAAACGAAAGATATACA CCATCTTAAAGAGCACCTAATGGAAGAAATGGGACTTGGCGAAGAAGCAGCTGATAAAATTCTAAAT GAAACCAGCAATGAAGCGCAGTTTTTCTTGATGCATGATTACGACAACAACAGCAAGTTAGATGGACTGGAAATACTCCATGGGCTGTTTCATCACCATCACTCACACGAAGAAG GTCAAGAAAACTCGTCGATTCCTGAGAATGAATTTGCGGATTTTGTGGATACGATCTTACAGGATCGGGACTACGATGACGATGGCTTTATCGACTACCCCGAATTTGTGAGGTCATTTCAACAGCACCGTGAAGGGCCCGAGTAG